The region ATATTTTGGGGGGACAGGATAGTGATGGGGGACAGTCTGATCTTAAAGATGCTGtgagctgcttttcttttggaacTGCTAAATtttgctctgctgcttctttcctGAGTGTTTTGAGCCAAAGGTGGCACTTGAGCCCTCTATAGACAGGCTTTGGCTTGTGTTTACAAGGAGTGGGCGTGAGGTACACGTGCATCCATGTGTTGGGAACCCGTGTCTTCCTTGAGCATCCCAGGAAAACCCGCGTGGGTTGTGCTGACAGAAGTTGTGCCAGTAACTTTTAATCTTGCACTGCAGGCTGCGTGGGGAGAGGCCAAATCTCCCAAGAGACAGAGGGTCTCTTTTCCTCCTTGAACACTGTTccccctcctgtgcaggtggCAGttgcccctgggctgggctgtggcacagctgaggTGCTGGTCCCAGTGCTGGTACAGGCAGTGCTcacacaggcagtgctggagtgTGATTTTACAACGTGCTGGGCACACGTGGCTCAGTGTTGTTCCTCCTCTTGTCATGCAGCGCTGCAGGATGCAAATGGACCCAGCGAGTGGCAGATGGGTTGTGAGGGAGCTGAGTCATCACACTCACTGagccacaggcagctcctgctttgggggctggagagggagcaggaaaaATGATTTCCTCTTGAgttattttcctcctctctgagTAACTTCAGTACCTGTGACTCTCAAGCTGTCAGGAGCTCTCTGCCTGGTTTACCTGCTCCCTGGATGTAACTTGGCTGTGCTGTTGGCCAGATCCCACCTGAGACTGTCTGATCCATCCATCTGATGTGGATGGATGCACCTTGGCTGCCTCCCAGGAAGTTCTGAGGCTGTGTAAACCTTATGGTGGTTTCTGTTGTGTTCTTTCTGTGTGTTATGATGCCCCTGCGTGGCAGCTCTTTCCCACTCCATTACTAAGTTAGGAAATggagcagccctgtgctgtgcatcCACATAGAGGAAGAAGCCAGACCATTGGTATGAAGTACTTAAAACTCAGTGGGCTCAAATCTTGGTAAGCTCTTCCCTTGCACAGCAGTGTTCAGAACAGCAGAGAGGAGTTAGCACGTTCAGAGCAGTGTGTGTGAATTCTTCTGACTGCTTCAAGTACTTGTGTCTCTTCAGCAATGCAAAGCTGGCCTCTCTCCTGGAGATTGTGACTCACTGgtatcaaaacaaaacagagaagtGAGGTTTGTGGTCCCCCCTTCCCCAAGCACTTGTGGAGGTTTCTGTTTCTCTAAGCAGTCAAAATGTGCTTGGCTCGTTTAGAGAGCTGTTCTGTAATGGGATAAACATGCAGATGCTGTTGTCTGTTTCGTGTTTGGCTTGGAGATGATAAACAGTGCCCCAAtggcagcccatggcagggctgtgccaggaagCACTGCAGGATTGATCTTCCCAAAGGGCCGgtgctctctgctctgggggTATCACTGCATTAGCAGCATAGCAGGGATggtgcagctgggcaggaatcTCTCATGGGGCACCAAAGCAGGCTGGCAGCACATGCAGGGTGCACAgggcctccctgccctggcaagCACAATGTTCTCCTTGGCAGAGCAGCCCGGAGATGAGCCACGAGTGGAGTGAATGAGCGGCTGcagagcactgccagcctggggagTATCTGCAGGGGAGCAAATTCCCACATCATTCCACAAGCACTTCCTCTCCTCTGCCACCACTGACCTTCAGTGTGCACGAGGGGGATCTGCAGCCCTTGGACAGGAGCCAGGAAGAGAGAGAGTCTCACCTGGCAGTTGTGTATGTGGGGCACAGGTGACTGTGGCTTCCTGGTGCTGACACAACAGGAAAAGTGGCTTGTGGTCTGTCCTGAAACATCTGAGTGTTGACAGGTGCTGCACAAAGACACAGCCCAAGTGAGTGTCAGAGGTGTTTTGTTGTCTGGAGATTTCTAAATTCTTAGACCTGTTGACAAATCAGCTTCCAAGTTGAGTCACAGTCTgtctctgcctgccctgtgtTCCCAACCCTTGTCTCAGCCCTGtgtctctccagcagctctgggctgtagCTGCTCCAGTGCTGTCTCTGAATCTTGCAAGTGTGATGGCCCAAGGCTTCCCAACTCCTGCTGATTCCCTGAACTGTGGCTAGGTTGTGCTGAAATGGCTTCCTTGGAGTGGGAGTCTTGGGGCTGCAGTGCTTCTCCTGTTCTCAGCCAGTGTCTCTGTCTCAAGAAAGAATTGCTTTTAGAAGCTTACAAGCACTATTAGCCTGTGTGCTCATGTAAAATGTGCTTGGGCTTTCTGTCAGAAGGAAATTGCTAAATTCAGAGGGATCTATCtacagcagctcagcccaggcagtggctgaagccctTTCACTCATAACACACCAAGGAGGGTGAGAATGTTAATAACAGCTCTGTTAGggtaaaacaaaacccagcctgAGCTGAAACTGCATTTAAACTCCTAAACAACACCTGTACTAATACTGCATTTCTGGGcctgtgtttcttttttgttaagAGGTTATCAGACCAGCCCAAGCCTATTCCCAACCTGAGCCAGGCTGCTAAAGCTGGGCAGCCTGAAAAAGCAGTGGTGAGCACCTTGAAAAGCCAGGTTTCAGAAAGTGGGAGCAGTGACTCGTCTGACAGTGAAgaggagcctgcagcagcacaaggacagcctccagcagctggTAAGTTGTCTGGTAGTAGCCAGGATCCCTCACCTGCATCCTTATGGGTTTCTTACTCTCCCCTGCAcgtggagcagctcctgctgtggaCAGCCCCAGAGAGCAGGGGCAATCCTTTCTCACAGTGACAATCTCTTACACTCTTCCTGCAGTGAAAACCAATTCTGTGCCCCAACCAACCAACGTGAAAAAGGCACCAAGTTCAGcaccagccacagccccaccagCTGTGGACAGCAGTGGGGATTCCAGTGAGGAGTCAGATTCAGAGAATGAAATAGTCCCTCCTTCCcaggtgaggagctgctgaccccCTGGCTGTGTGGGCTGTAGTGCTGCACTCTCAGGGGTTGGGAGGTGGTGGTTGTGCACGTGGtgagcagtgcagagcagcctcCCCTTGGCTGGATTGGGTTTCCTTGGCTGTGTCCGTGGGTCTTGCTGACCACAGCAATCCTGCAGTGTGTGAGAGCAGTGGAGAGTGTGAGTGCTCTGACAGGAACGTGAGCAGACACACAAGCCCAGGCTTTCCCTGGGactctgtcccctctgctctACCCCAGgaatttaggctggaaaagcagcCAAATCCCTACAGGAAGAGTTTTTCCATGACCTGTGTAGCTCCAAGGCAACCTATTGCCTGGTTCCTCACAGACCTCTGAagttcttttgcttttcttttccacaaGCCTTGGGAAGATGGCAGGATCTGCCCGGAGGGTAGCACAGCAgtcctgctgcctttcagctggAGAGAAGGGAAGGTGACCCCATATCTGTGCTGAGAGCTCCCCTGAGTGCCATGGAGCTGATCCCAGCTGTCCCACTGGAGTCTCTTTGTGTCCCCATGCcagtcctgcagagctgtggctgagcTCCCTGGGGCCAGAGCTGCCTTGGTGTGAAGCTGTCCTGGGGCTGTCTGCACTTGTGCTGCAGTTTGAGCCCAGGAAACCACATTAAAAACCCACTGACTGAGGAACATGGCTGCTGTTCCACATGGGGGTGGCCTGGCTGGTGTTCTGAGCCCAGGCCTTGGTGGCCAAGCACACCTCATACCCCACACATGCCTTTGCTGGGAGGGGGACATTATGAGCACTCAGGAAACCCTTCCCCATGTTGGCCTGAGGCTGTGGACAGTGCAAAGGCACTCTCCCTCCAGCTGATGGGCAGGCAGCCATCCTGAGCAGTCCCTGAGTACAGCATGTTTATATTACTGGGGTTTTATACAATCCTGCAGTTGCTGTAACTTGAGCTCTGTGTGAGAGGGCCGAGAGCTGGCGTTGggctgcacagccagcagggcctgCTCCTTCCCAAGGCAGATGATGTGTGGGGGAAATGTCAGCCCACAAAGGCCCAGCTTGTCACAGACCTGCAGGGAGAGAGCTGCTCACCCAGCCTCGTCAGTAACACAAACCAGCAGGCTGAGTGCTCCCCCGTGGCTCCTTCTCCCTCTTCTGCTGCCATTTGTGTCATGGTCCTGTCCTCAGTGCCTGTTTCCATGCCCCTGGCCTTTCTATTTTTAACCCCTCTTATGGTCAGTTTGATGGGAGGTTTTAAATGTGAGGCAACAAAATTGCTCTTGTTAATGTGACCCCTAATCTGTCTTTTGGCTTGTGGACCTGGAGGCAGATTTTCCCTGTGGCTGGTGTCTTTGTTTATCTCCGTTGCCAATTAACTCTTGCTGTGTGATTTTTAGAGTGTAAAAGACATCAGGGAGTCCAGATGCCCCCTCTGCAAAGGTTTACAGCTGCAGACTTGCTGGTGCTGCAGTGGGTAGGGATTCACAGCCTGCAAGCACAGCACGTTTCCCCTGCCTGCCTTCAGGGTAGGTGCCTTTGGGGCTCTGAGCTACTGCTGTTGGCACTTTTGGGGTGCTGGCCCTCatttctgctcctggctgtgccagaggcTCATGGGAGGCAGATCTGGTTTGTAAAGGagagaattaaaaaacaaaaggtcTTGGTGCTGTGCTGAAAATGATGGAAAGGCTTTGGAGTTGGTGCTGGATTGGTGTAAGCCTCTGTAACATTTCCCTCCAAGTTTGCTCTGTcctgattttctttctcatctCTTTCAGAGTCTGTCCCAGCAGAATGTCAAAGTAACTGCAGTTTCAAGCATGGTGGCTGCAAAGGCAAATGCCAGCCTGCCTTCAGGGAAGAGGACAAaagcccctgctgtccctgcagtgagcAGAGTGTCTGAGAGCTCAAACACTGGTGCCTCAGAGCACAGCGTGCTGGCAGGACAGGTAATGATGGAGGAGATCAAGGTGGGGACTTTcctggggagaaggagaagatgGATCAGCCTGGGGCTGGTGCCACATCCCCAGCTGAGGGAAGTGTTCAtgaggctgggagagaggggCTGCCCTATCCTGACCACAGTGATCCTGCTGTGAGAtgaggcagaggagcagagggcagCCCTGGTACCTTTGCTGTTCCTGGctcccagctggctctggctgcttctttccttttgtGATAGCAGTTATCTGCTTGGCTTGGGCTGACTGACACAAACTGGAGCAGTACAGCTGAGGAAGGGCCAAGGTGCTCCAAACCCATCTACTCTGGGCTGCTGCTTGTAGTTTATGGATGTGAGCAGTTAGTTATTCCTCCTTCAGATCTATTTCATCTCCCTCTCCACAGGtccctgctgcttccagccAAAAGCAAACGGTTCCAGTGGgcaaagctgctcctgccagcgcTGCCATCCCAGGAAGTTCCACTGCCAAGGCCAGGCAGCCAGGACAGGACACCCACCcgagccaggctgtgccacccactCATGCAGAGCACACCTCagacagcagcatttcctctgacagtgaggaggaggaggcaccCAAGGACTCTTCCACACCTGGTCAGTTCTCTCCGGAAGATGCTCTCAGTGCTACTGGAATGGGGACAGCCTTTTGTTACCCCATGGCAGGTTGGCAGTGCTTGGAGAGGcatttctcctctccagcctggcagagcacTCCCCTGGTTTTGGAGGTAGAAGGGCTTTTggtggcagtgcctgtgctgggaaggTGAGCTCAGCCCAGGCAGCAGTGGTTTAACAGGAGGAACTCTGCTCTTCCAGCAGGCTCCCTGCAGAAACCAGGAGGGACCCAGccagcccacagctcctcctcagagtccagtgaggaggaggaggatgcagcaTCACAGGTATGGTACTGAGCAGTCTGGATTCTCTGGGGTCTTGCAGCTGGCTCCCAAATATGACTGAGAGACTGAATTCCCAGCCATAGCAGATGGGGTGCTGGGTGGGTTTGCCAGCAGAGAAGTGGTGGTTCTCCAGTGCAGTGGTGTGAGCAAGACCTTttggcagagagagagagaagcttTTGAACCTGGAATGcttccccaggcagccaggCCTTGGGTCCAGGGTTCATGGTGCcttccctgggagaagagacagcAGGATACGGTGCCTTGCAAGGGTTAAACCAGAACTGCTGCACAGtgccaacagcagcagggatttttttccccccactttagTTTGTAACTTAAGCCATGTCCATGAAATTGCCTTTGTCAGTAACGTGCAGGGCGTGCAGCACATCTGCAGAGCATTAAGTGTGCGTGGGTGATGGCCAGGAGCCTCCCCCAGCCTGCCTGCCTTGCTGGGCGAGAACAAAGGAGAACCTCTGGCTCAGCTGGTGTCTGTCACTGCTGGCCCCTCTCCTGCTAGCCCTGGGCTCTCAGAGCTGCCTCCATACGTGGCCAAAGGTGGGCCCTTCACTTGAAGTGTGGGGATaatagcagcagagacagagctgcacGTCTGGTGTGTGGGAGGCTGCCCTGCTGTGACTCCTCAGTGTGTCTGTGCTGTTTCAGTCCCTCCTCACAGGCTACCCAGTCCTCTCCAAGAGCCCAGTAACACCCCATGCACCAAAGACGGttctcccccagcctgggggtGAGGTGGGGCCAGGGAAGGCAGCTGTGAGTGCTGCAAACTCCCTCACCAAGGGCTCCCTGAAGGCAGCCCTGGCCAACAGCTcgagcagtgacagcagtgactcTGACACAGATGACAACCAGGTGGCTGCAAACCACAAAGCAGGTGGGTCTCCTTTGGCAAGGCTGGGAATTTGCTTGGCCCTGGAGCAAAGCCGTGCTGGCACaggggggtggcactggggagggtGGGCCCTGTTCCCAGTGTGTCTCTGCCATGGAACCCCAGCATGGAGCTCTGCTGCCGTCTGCTGGCTTCCCtggccacagcacagccctgcttgTGCTGGCTGCCTGCAAGGCTCAGTGCCTTTGCCTCTTCCAGCTTTAACCTCAGTAATGAACAGCAGCAGGTAGGGCTCTCCCTGGAGCCAGTGTACACTGCATTGCTGGCTTCTGTGGAGGGCTCAAACACTGCCTCAAGAACATCTGCTGGTATTCAACCCTCCCCTTGGGCTGTGTGGGCTCCTCTGCATGTCTGGAGAGCAGACGAGAGGAAGCAAGTGAGAAAACCTGTGGAGAAACAGAATGTCCCACCCTTTCCCTGGTTTGTTGGCAAATTGTAAAACTTGGAGCTGAAAGCTGCTTCTGCTCTGGTGTGACCCTGGCACCTTCAGATGAACTCTGGCCTGCTCTAGAAGTTCAGATGGGTCTCTTGGTCCCTTGGGGACATCATGAAATTGTGTAAAGGGCTGTTGAGGAAGGCAGAGCTATCTATATAGGGGCTCAGGAGGgcccaggggctctgggcttGGCCACTGGTGGTGATTGCAGGAGGCAGTGTGAAGACCCCCACCACCTTGGGATGTCCCCAGTCACTGGGGATGGTGTCCTGGGGAAGGACTGCTCCATCTATGCTCACCCATCTCGTGAAACAGCCAAAGCTGTTGTGGCTGTTGTCACCCACTTCAGGCTGAGGCATCTTTCTCTGACTCTGCTACAGATGCCAGCAAGTTTAGCTGTTTTGGGGGAGAAGAACTGGATGCTCCTCTTCAAATGCATATTTCCATCCTCCTGTGACTAGTCTGTGTAATGAATGCTTCCTgaatttctctgtttctgcagAAAACAACCCCCCTTCAGGGCAGGAAGCTACAGAAGCCTCCAGCAAAGAGAAGGCGGCAGGAAAAACAGAGCCAGGTCATGCCAGCCTCAAAGCTTCCTCACTGAAGAAAACCCTGGCCATGAAAGAGAACAATGTTGGGGCAACAGGGGTGCAAGTGATCCCAGCATCATCACATGCCCTGCCCTCCgtcccacagccacagcagccaagCTCAGGGAGTGAAACTGAGGTCACCACTGCTGCTCAAGTCCCTGCAGTGCACACAGCAGAGGGCTTGGaagtgaagaagaagaagaaaaaagaaaaaaaggagaaaaaagagaaaaaagaaaaggagaaaaagaaaccatCCTCCACAGTAGACAAGGCTGTGAAAACACCCAAGAGCAAAGACAAAGAGAACAAGAAGCAGAAAACGTCTCAGAAGCGGAAGCTGACgggacaggatggggctgtggggcagcccaAGGAGAAGAAATGGAAAGGGCAGGCTGATGAAGAAGcacccaaaaagaaaaagaagaaggcAGATGGtgacctggagaaggcaggcagcaaggaaaagaaaaaatcagctAAAAGTAAGCATCTACACTTGGGGCCTAGTTTGCAGTAGGTTCTTGCAGCTGATGCACTTTCAGCCTCTGGTGCAGTGCCTTGCAGATAGCATCCACTGTCCCATTGGCTTCCTGCTTGGCTGCTTCCCTCGTGGAATCAGTCACGTGGCTTGAAAAAGGTCtcttaagatcatcaagtccaaccattaacccaggCCCACCCCCAGACCATGTCCCCACATACCatatctacacatcttttaaatgccTCCAAGATTAGTGACCACATTActgccctggacagcctgttccagtgttctaACAGCCCTTttagtgaagaatttttttcctaatattcaacTTAAACTTGCCCTGGCTCAACTTGAGGCTATTTCCTCTTATCCTGTCATTTCTGACCCTTCTACAGCTTGTTCTGTAGTGGCCTGCTCTCTGCCCTAATCCAAagaccatttttttctttacagtgcAGCCTGTATTTGCAATTCAGAGCTGGTTTTGTGCTAGATTTggtagaaagaaaacaaaaaaaaaaaaaggaaagaaaaagaaaaaatagggaGAGAGGATGTGAATTGGCTGGGCCAGGTCTGATGGTATTTCTGTTCTGCTGAAACACAGCCCTTATTTTTGGAGGAGACAGACTTGTCTGTTGGCCCTTGTGTGAGCTGTTTAACAGGGATGAGTGGAGCCTCTTGTGCTGAGCTGAACCTCATGTCCACCCTGTGTCAGCAACTCCCCTGGCTCTCATTTCTGCCATGTGTCCATCTACACCAGCTCTGAAGCAATTCCTTGGAGcaggtgggcagcaggaggtggAAAGAAGGGAATTCTGTGTAATTCCACccatgtgtgtgcacagatgGTGGGATCAAGCTGCTCTGGCTCAGGGGTATTGGGGAAACATCCCTGGGTGCAGCTGCCTGTGGGTAGAGCTCTGCCTTCACCCAATTCCTGCTCTGGAAATCTTGCTCAGGTTTGAATGTGATCAAAATCTTATTGGAGATGCTCCTACCAGTCTCTGCTCCCTTTAACAATACCAGAGTCCCTCTCTTAGTTGGCTTTTCTTTCTCACTCCTAGAAAAGaagactggaaaagaaaagaagatcaaaaaagcatttttggaAGGGGAGCCTGCAGCAGATGGCTCTGCTGAGGTtcacaagaagaagaagaaggtaTCTGTCAcaccctgggctgtggtgcTCACCCCAGCAGAAGTGAACAGAGCCATGTCCTGGCCttgctggcagtgcagggaagCCCACAGTTCACTGTGGTCAGTCTGGAGACACCCTGTCCTTTGGTTGGGGCTAGAGTGACTCAAAGGCCTTGTTCCTGTATTGCTGCCCTAGGAGATTCCTCTCCCTGGAATGCTCAAACCCAGGGACCCTTTGGTGGCAAAGGACTTGGCCCTGTCCAAGGAGcaagtgctgctctccagctgcctgcTCATCTCATTCTCAGCAGAAGCTGGATTCCTGAGGCCTTGGTAGACTTCTGTATCCCATCCCAAGGGCTTGAAGGGTGACAGAGGGAGACTACAGGATGTTCCTTGTGGTGGCTGCCACCTCTACAGGGACATGTCCATGAAGCCTCTCTGGCTTTGCTGGGTCCTTCATGTCTGTGGTGCAAATGATGCTGATgtattttctcccctttccatTTTAGAAGAAGAAAGGAGCTGATCCTGAAGAATTGTGAGAAGGTACATGGCCTGTGGGGACGGGCCATTGGCACCCTGAGCGGCGTCACCTTGGCCACATTCAGAACTCCTGGGCCAGATTTGGGAAGACAAAAAGAGCCCTCTGAGAGCTCCCtgagccagcctggccttggatcAGAGGGCCAGGGAGTGGAGCAGTGTGAGGAAGGTCGTGCAGCCGTGTGCTGGCTTCTCTGGATGTGTGTGACCTCAACTCTGTAGCTGCTGAGATGTCCAGCCTGGGTGTTGCTGACCTCTGTCACAGCAGAGATGAGTGACCTCTGgcagtgtctgtctgtccctgctgaccccaggGAGCTTGGAAAAGTGATGGGATTGGATGGTGATGTTGTAGCCACCTGCAAGTGGACCAGCTGCCTTTGCCCACGCTCTGCTCAGCTGTAAggctgctctcctcctccccatccctaACTTCTAACTCCTCTCCCCAAAGGTACCGCATTCCTGTGATTAAAGATTTATGGGTGAAGATCAaacagaagagaggaaaaggaagctCACCTGGAGAATTccaactttttttaaaatagtaatttataatttcttttaactgTGACTTTTAGAACAGTTGTGTAActttctgcctcctcctgccctcctgaGGCTCAGAGATGTGTTTATAGTCCCTCCAAATGGAATGGAAGTGGAGGAGGCAGTTTGACCAGAGCAGAGCATAAACTGCTTTTCCCCTTGTTGACACCCAGCCATCCCTTTCTCTTACCACAGAGCtatatttttgagaaaaacttttaccttttttcccctcctcctgtgACTTGTGGTGTCAGTCCTTTTGCTACTACAAAGAAAGCTCTTGGGTTTCCTTTTCACTCTAACACTGACAGCAGTGATTATCATGTCCCTGGAGTTGCACTGAACAGTTGTGTCCAGCAGCTGTTCTCAGCCAAGGCAGAGTCggtttttgtgttgttttttttttttttatgaaatacaaaataaaaaaaaaacaacagacagatttttcttcagctgctttCTTCAGAGCTGGCTGGCTCTGGAGGATGTTAtgggtgggagagcagagcccaggtcTGCCTGTCTGGGGCAGGGGGACCCCAGGGCCCCAATGACACCAAACAAGGGATGGGACAAGGAACACAGCCAGTCCTGGGTGGAGACACAGCTATCCAAGTGCCTGCAGAGATTTTTTGTTATCTCTTTTTTGTTAAGTTTCATTTCTTTATAACCTCAGACAGCTGCAAACAGCACACGAAGCCCTGCTGGAGTTGCTTACAAGGCTTTGTTATTCAAAAGTTTATTTGAGATTATTAGCTTGTGAGATCATTTGTAAAGGAACAATCAGATATAGTCAGGAAAATCAGCCCCTCTGCCTATGGTTACCCACTGCTGAGGCTGTAGGCGAATCTCTGTACAAACCTGAGCACTCCACAATAAAAACCCATTTACTCCTGGAATCTAACAGGACTCCAGCTACAGCAATCAGTTAAGAAGCTGGTGGGGGTTATTTGGCTGCTTTTAATATTTGTTCAGTCTAAGGAAGCTTAAGTTCTTCAGCAGGGGtgagctgcactgctgcctgGGTGTTGTTGGAGGTTGAGTCAAAGAGAATGGGATTTATAGATCTGAGGTGgttgaaataattttccagcCTGCTCTAACCACCTTCTGAGGGGACTCTGATGGTGGTGGCAGCTGTGCAGCCATGCCAACTGTTAACTGCCTTGGAAAAGCAATGtaagagcagaaaaagaaaaaattaatcaggagctgaaggagcagggatgctgaaGGCAGCTGCTGGCATCCTCTTCTACGCTTCTGTGGGGGAACAAGAGGAGGTACTCAGTAAAACAGCTCAAGGActtcccaaatcccctctgcaGCAGTCCCCAGGACTCTGGGGGCTCTAGGACACTCACCTTTGCTTGGGGTCAGCTTAAGCATGTCCACCCCAGAGAAGATCATCTCTTCTGGGTctggggtgccagcagcaccactgggagcagcagtgcctgcaaaGGGAGGGCAGGATGTGGGTACTGgaccctggggctgccccatcaCCCACCCCCATCCctctgagggcagcagggcacccAGTGCTGAGTGGGGGGCAAGGGGGGCTCATGGAAAGCCCTGGCTGCACATCTCTGCTCCAGTTACCCACGGGGggctgtgggttttggggtcccttaAAGCCTCGACATACTGGCACTGGATGGGTGAGGGGTGCTCCCTGAAGCCTGGATGCCCACCTCTCCTAGCTCTACTCCCAAGCAGTCCAGGCACTCCTTCCTCTGTATCCCCTCCCTGGCCACCTACCAGGGCAGTCCAGCTTTCCCCGAGTGGCAGTGCCCTCAATCTTGGTGCCATTTTTGTAGCAGCACCAGCAGTAGCCAGCGGAGGGGAGGCACTGCTTGGGCAGGTAGTCGCCGTTCTCATCGCACTGGGGGCGGAAGTGGCCCAGCAGATCACTCCCAAAAGCTGCCTCTGCTTGGCACTTAGTTAGCACTAGGGCAATAGAAACACAGGGGACACTCCATCAGTCCCCAGGGCCTTCCCCTCAGCAGGAGATTCTGTCTACAAACAATTAAAGGTGAAcaagccctgctcagggacCTTTCTGAGGTTCTCGGTCTGACCAGGga is a window of Ammospiza caudacuta isolate bAmmCau1 chromosome 16, bAmmCau1.pri, whole genome shotgun sequence DNA encoding:
- the TCOF1 gene encoding treacle protein isoform X2, giving the protein MAADGGSGRELLALIYQHLLRRGYTRAARELQAQSEQKLLPSFSTSLEDIFTHWEKTPPNSKRRNVSDEEAAIPEKIRVPDPVSSSESSEKEEDEKEKAKAANAASLRLATNSVVNIESSEEDESSSEEEDLAGKGAVTVTAAVVGGKAANSLHSPAKAAAPAGRAEGLSAADRTVLSSKQQPSAPAAAPSPAKAQKLPGPGKPGHATAAVAKVGQSKAPVPTKAPESSSSSSGSSSESEEEEETPTAKAPSPKAEPAAGAESSSEESSKDTSSEEELVIPAIQAKPAVKTVRSNAAPVKSAPAAASVSLKKNAVKQTAQAASHAKPASTAAPRAAQPSDTTESSSSSDSEDEKRPLTKPPPKSSHAILSPVKPTAAASLSVKATPAKTLPASPGKAAPKPTVPKQVKASPGKTATPTKPAESIKPVESSASSSSEEEDLPVPISQKRLSDQPKPIPNLSQAAKAGQPEKAVVSTLKSQVSESGSSDSSDSEEEPAAAQGQPPAAVKTNSVPQPTNVKKAPSSAPATAPPAVDSSGDSSEESDSENEIVPPSQSLSQQNVKVTAVSSMVAAKANASLPSGKRTKAPAVPAVSRVSESSNTGASEHSVLAGQVPAASSQKQTVPVGKAAPASAAIPGSSTAKARQPGQDTHPSQAVPPTHAEHTSDSSISSDSEEEEAPKDSSTPGSLQKPGGTQPAHSSSSESSEEEEDAASQSLLTGYPVLSKSPVTPHAPKTVLPQPGGEVGPGKAAVSAANSLTKGSLKAALANSSSSDSSDSDTDDNQVAANHKAENNPPSGQEATEASSKEKAAGKTEPGHASLKASSLKKTLAMKENNVGATGVQVIPASSHALPSVPQPQQPSSGSETEVTTAAQVPAVHTAEGLEVKKKKKKEKKEKKEKKEKEKKKPSSTVDKAVKTPKSKDKENKKQKTSQKRKLTGQDGAVGQPKEKKWKGQADEEAPKKKKKKADGDLEKAGSKEKKKSAKKKKTGKEKKIKKAFLEGEPAADGSAEVHKKKKKKKKGADPEEL
- the TCOF1 gene encoding treacle protein isoform X1; amino-acid sequence: MAADGGSGRELLALIYQHLLRRGYTRAARELQAQSEQKLLPSFSTSLEDIFTHWEKTPPNSKRRNVSDEEAAIPEKIRVPDPVSSSESSEKEEDEKEKAKAANAASLRLATNSVVNIESSEEDESSSEEEDLAGKGAVTVTAAVVGGKAANSLHSPAKAAAPAGRAEGLSAADRTVLSSKQQPSAPAAAPSPAKAQKLPGPGKPGHATAAVAKVGQSKAPVPTKAPESSSSSSGSSSESEEEEETPTAKAPSPKAEPAAGAESSSEESSKDTSSEEELVIPAIQAKPAVKTVRSNAAPVKSAPAAASVSLKKNAVKQTAQAASHAKPASTAAPRAAQPSDTTESSSSSDSEDEKRPLTKPPPKSSHAILSPVKPTAAASLSVKATPAKTLPASPGKAAPKPTVPKQVKASPGKTATPTKPAESIKPVESSASSSSEEEDLPVPISQKRLSDQPKPIPNLSQAAKAGQPEKAVVSTLKSQVSESGSSDSSDSEEEPAAAQGQPPAAVKTNSVPQPTNVKKAPSSAPATAPPAVDSSGDSSEESDSENEIVPPSQSLSQQNVKVTAVSSMVAAKANASLPSGKRTKAPAVPAVSRVSESSNTGASEHSVLAGQVPAASSQKQTVPVGKAAPASAAIPGSSTAKARQPGQDTHPSQAVPPTHAEHTSDSSISSDSEEEEAPKDSSTPAGSLQKPGGTQPAHSSSSESSEEEEDAASQSLLTGYPVLSKSPVTPHAPKTVLPQPGGEVGPGKAAVSAANSLTKGSLKAALANSSSSDSSDSDTDDNQVAANHKAENNPPSGQEATEASSKEKAAGKTEPGHASLKASSLKKTLAMKENNVGATGVQVIPASSHALPSVPQPQQPSSGSETEVTTAAQVPAVHTAEGLEVKKKKKKEKKEKKEKKEKEKKKPSSTVDKAVKTPKSKDKENKKQKTSQKRKLTGQDGAVGQPKEKKWKGQADEEAPKKKKKKADGDLEKAGSKEKKKSAKKKKTGKEKKIKKAFLEGEPAADGSAEVHKKKKKKKKGADPEEL